Sequence from the Anaeromusa acidaminophila DSM 3853 genome:
TTTGGGAATGTACCTGCGCAAGAGACCGTTATGCCTTTCGTTTATGGCTCTCTCCCAAGACGAGTAAGGATGAGCAAAGAAAACTTTCGTGCCCCATTGCTGAACGTCTGCAAAGTCTTCAAATTCAGAACCGTTGTCGGTGGTGATTGTTTTGAAGATAGTACTGAACTGGTTGCCATATTCACTGTATAGTTGCCTCATGGCATTCATCACGGCCACGCTTGTTTTTCCGGGAATGTGAATGGCAAGATAATGGTCTGTGACGCGTTCGATCAGTGTCAAAACGACAGCTTCCTTGCCATTGCGCAGGCCGACCACTGTGTCGGCTTCCCAATGTCCTAACTCGGTGCGTTCCGCAACAATAGCGGGGCGCTCATCGATGCTACGGCCTTTCAGGCGTTTATGTTCATGGCTTTTGACCTTTCTGCGCTTGCGTTTAAGCAATTCCGGCACGTCAAAAAGTGATAGAGGCAAGTTGCCGGATGCCAGTTCGTTGTATAGCGTTTTGGTACACACCAGCTGCTCTTTAGGGAATTTGTTATGAAGCTTTGCATGGCCTACACAAGCATCTATGGACCACGTATGGCTGCGAACCATTTTTACTAGCCATTTAACAAAGGCCGAGCACTCCACTATACGATGCCTTTTCTTGCAGCGTGTTCGGTTAGCCTTGTAGACCGCATGACCTCGTTTAGCGTTGTATTCAGGCGCACGACCTCTGTTGCTTTTGCGCAGCGGCGTTCCCCGGCGCAGCTCGTTCATAACCGTACTTGGCGAGCAATTGATGGCTTGAGCGATCTTGCGTAATGAATAGCCCTGCTTATTTAGGTGCTGAATAGCACCTCGTTCTTCTTTCCCTAAGTGCTGGCCGCGCTTGCGTTCTGGCTCTTGTATGATATAATCATGGCAGTCCATAGTGATTGCCTCCTCGTTGGTGATGGTTGTGTGAGAACTCCATTCTACCATACGAGGAAAAGTCACCATGGACTTTTTTCTTAAGTGTTCAACTTCATTTTACAATCAACCTTTGTTAAAAGAATGGACATTGACGCCATATCAAATTTTGGTTCTTGGTTTTGCAGGGTTGATTTTATTGGGAAGTTTTGTGTTAATGCTTCCGCAAGCTACAGCGTCGGGGAATGGGACTTCTTTTGTTGACGCTTTATTTACAGCGACGTCGGCTGTTTGCGTGACTGGCTTGGTGGTAGTAGATACGGGGACTCATTTTTCTTTATTTGGACAGCTTGTTATTATTTTCTTGATTCAAATCGGCGGCTTAGGTATTATGACCATGACAACCTTAATGGGCATTATGCTTGGTAAGCGCATTCATTTGCGGGAACGTTTGATTTTGCAAGAAGCATTAAACCAAATTACTATGTCCGGCGTGGTGCGTTTGGCTTTGTACGTCATTAAGTTGACATTGTTGATTGAATTCATTGGCGGTACGATTTTAGCCTGGCGCTGGTATGGCGAGTTTGGGCCGATTGGCATATATTACGGCTATTGGCATGCGGTATCTTCATTCTGTAATGCCGGTTTTGATTTGTTTGGTAATTACGGCAGCCTGACTGCCTATGTGTCTGATCTGTCTATAAATTTAACGGTGTCTACGTTAATTATTCTGGGTGGGATTGGGTTTATGGTTATTGCAGACGCTTGGAATCAGCGCTCATTTGCTAAATTGACCGTGCATTCAAGGATTGTTATTGTGATGTCGGCTTCATTGCTGGTGCTTGGCACGCTGGGAATTTTAGCGTTTGAACATGCGAATCCTGCAGGCATGGGACCGCTCTCTTGGCCGGATAAAATTCTCAGCAGCTATTTTCAGGCGGTTTCGGCAAGAACCGCCGGATATAATACTTTGCCGTTGGACACATTAGGGCCGGAAACTTTGTTTTTATTGATTATCTTGATGTTTGTGGGCGCTTCTCCTTCTTCTACAGGCGGCGGTATCAAGACCTCGACGTTGGGGGTTCTCTTAGCTTCTATCTGGGCGATGATGCGCGGCAGAGAGGATGCAGAGCTGTTTGAACGGCGTATTCCTCACGGAGTCATCTATAAGGCTTTTACTGTAGTATTTATTTCCGCATCGTTAGTTTGTTTTGTTACCATGATGCTGAGTATTTCCGAAAACGTTCCTTTTTTGAATTTGCTTTTTGAGGTTGTTTCCGCTTTCGGTACGGTGGGATTGACAACAGGCATTACGCCGGGACTATCGGAGCATGGCAAACTTTGGTTGATTTTAACGATGTTTGCCGGCAGGGTAGGGCCAGTGACCCTGGTAATGGCGTTGACATTGCGTTCGCGAAAAAACAAACATATGGTGCGTTACCCGGAAGGAAAGTTTATTATCGGTTAAGAAAGCAAGTAGAATCTGGAAACGAGGCATGAAATGAAGAAAAAACAGTTTGCGATTATTGGCTTGGGGCGTTTTGGCACTAGTGTAGCCAAGACGTTGTATCAAATGGGCTATGAGGTTTTGGCGGTTGATGCGGATGAAACGCGGGTTCAGGATTTTAGCGATGAAGTGACCCATGTTATGCAGGCGGATACTACCGATGAGGATACATTGAAAGCTTTGGGCATTCGAAATTTTGATGTA
This genomic interval carries:
- a CDS encoding TrkH family potassium uptake protein, translated to MDFFLKCSTSFYNQPLLKEWTLTPYQILVLGFAGLILLGSFVLMLPQATASGNGTSFVDALFTATSAVCVTGLVVVDTGTHFSLFGQLVIIFLIQIGGLGIMTMTTLMGIMLGKRIHLRERLILQEALNQITMSGVVRLALYVIKLTLLIEFIGGTILAWRWYGEFGPIGIYYGYWHAVSSFCNAGFDLFGNYGSLTAYVSDLSINLTVSTLIILGGIGFMVIADAWNQRSFAKLTVHSRIVIVMSASLLVLGTLGILAFEHANPAGMGPLSWPDKILSSYFQAVSARTAGYNTLPLDTLGPETLFLLIILMFVGASPSSTGGGIKTSTLGVLLASIWAMMRGREDAELFERRIPHGVIYKAFTVVFISASLVCFVTMMLSISENVPFLNLLFEVVSAFGTVGLTTGITPGLSEHGKLWLILTMFAGRVGPVTLVMALTLRSRKNKHMVRYPEGKFIIG
- a CDS encoding IS30 family transposase, with amino-acid sequence MDCHDYIIQEPERKRGQHLGKEERGAIQHLNKQGYSLRKIAQAINCSPSTVMNELRRGTPLRKSNRGRAPEYNAKRGHAVYKANRTRCKKRHRIVECSAFVKWLVKMVRSHTWSIDACVGHAKLHNKFPKEQLVCTKTLYNELASGNLPLSLFDVPELLKRKRRKVKSHEHKRLKGRSIDERPAIVAERTELGHWEADTVVGLRNGKEAVVLTLIERVTDHYLAIHIPGKTSVAVMNAMRQLYSEYGNQFSTIFKTITTDNGSEFEDFADVQQWGTKVFFAHPYSSWERAINERHNGLLRRYIPKGTSIERYTPEEVKGFADEINALPRKRLGYRTPDDLFEDFLDSIYAA